One Bacteroidota bacterium DNA window includes the following coding sequences:
- a CDS encoding M3 family metallopeptidase: MNINPLLTNWNFPHQTAPFNEIKVEHYLPAIEISIRDAKKEIDAIITNSEKPTFQNTLEALELAGAKLSEIASLLYNQNSAETCDELQAVARDASPKLTEYSNYISLNEQLFKKIKTVYDERENLTLTPEQIYLLEHTYKNFVRRGAALTGNDKKKYAEISTELAKLSLKFGENVLAETNAFSLLVTDEKNLSGLPEGVIEAAAQLAKSKEKEGWMFNLQFPSYYPFLQFADNRKLREEIYRASGSRAFKNNEFNNEEIIKQIVSLRLEMAKLLGFVNYAQYVLEERMAQTPEKVNDFIQDLHKYSRPVADKEYAEVEKLARKEGFHDAVERWDWAYYTEKLKAEKYGFNEEEVKPYFQLEKVQDGVFELAKRLYGLSFKENRAVQVYHQDVSAYEVYDEDGSFLSVLYLDFFPREGKRHGAWSSDYRPQSNVNGNPIRPIITVVCNFTKPTKSKPSLLNFREVETFLHEFGHALHGMLSNTSYPSLSGTNVFWDFVELPSQMMENWASQKEWLDLFAVHYKTGEKIPDDLIQKLIKSKNFLAGYASDRQISLGMTDMAWHTITEPVNAKVYDFEKNAMSDTELFPKIEETCTSTAFSHIFGGGYAAGYYSYKWAEVLDADAFAAFKEKGIFDKATATSFRKNILEKGGTQHPMELYINFRGHEPMVDALLERSGLK; this comes from the coding sequence ATGAATATAAATCCTTTATTAACAAATTGGAACTTTCCCCATCAAACAGCTCCATTTAATGAAATCAAAGTGGAACATTACTTGCCTGCAATAGAAATTAGTATTCGGGATGCAAAAAAGGAAATTGATGCCATTATTACAAATTCAGAAAAGCCAACTTTTCAAAATACGCTTGAAGCTTTAGAACTAGCGGGAGCTAAATTGAGTGAAATCGCCAGTTTGCTTTACAATCAAAATTCCGCTGAAACTTGTGATGAATTGCAGGCGGTGGCAAGAGATGCCTCTCCAAAACTGACCGAATATTCAAATTATATTTCACTGAATGAACAACTTTTCAAGAAGATAAAAACGGTTTACGATGAAAGGGAAAATCTGACCCTCACCCCTGAACAAATCTATTTGCTTGAACATACTTACAAAAATTTCGTTCGCAGAGGAGCTGCTTTAACAGGTAACGACAAAAAAAAATATGCTGAAATCAGTACCGAACTGGCCAAATTATCGCTCAAATTCGGAGAAAATGTTTTGGCCGAAACCAATGCTTTTTCACTTTTAGTAACAGATGAAAAAAATTTATCGGGATTACCGGAGGGAGTTATTGAAGCAGCCGCTCAATTGGCTAAATCGAAAGAGAAAGAAGGCTGGATGTTCAACCTTCAATTCCCCAGTTATTACCCTTTTTTACAATTTGCAGACAATCGCAAACTGCGCGAAGAAATTTATCGTGCTTCGGGTAGTCGTGCATTTAAAAATAATGAATTTAACAATGAAGAAATTATAAAACAAATCGTTTCTTTGCGTTTGGAAATGGCAAAATTGCTAGGTTTTGTGAATTATGCTCAATATGTTTTGGAAGAACGAATGGCGCAAACCCCCGAAAAAGTAAATGATTTTATTCAGGATTTGCACAAATACTCCCGACCGGTTGCCGATAAAGAATATGCAGAAGTTGAAAAACTTGCGCGAAAAGAAGGCTTTCACGATGCTGTTGAAAGATGGGACTGGGCTTATTATACCGAAAAATTAAAAGCCGAAAAATATGGTTTTAATGAAGAAGAGGTAAAGCCTTATTTTCAGCTTGAAAAAGTTCAGGATGGCGTTTTTGAATTGGCTAAACGATTGTATGGCCTGAGTTTTAAAGAAAATAGGGCCGTTCAGGTTTACCATCAGGATGTGAGTGCTTATGAGGTTTATGATGAAGACGGTTCGTTTTTATCCGTTCTGTATCTCGATTTCTTTCCCAGAGAAGGCAAAAGACACGGGGCTTGGAGCAGCGATTACCGTCCACAAAGCAATGTGAATGGAAACCCTATCAGGCCGATTATTACCGTGGTTTGTAATTTTACCAAGCCTACCAAAAGCAAACCATCTTTGCTGAATTTCAGGGAAGTTGAAACTTTTTTGCATGAATTCGGTCACGCGCTGCATGGAATGCTATCAAACACAAGCTATCCAAGCTTATCGGGCACCAATGTTTTTTGGGACTTTGTGGAGCTTCCTTCACAAATGATGGAAAACTGGGCCTCCCAAAAAGAATGGCTCGATTTATTTGCCGTGCACTATAAAACAGGTGAGAAAATACCTGACGACCTCATCCAAAAACTGATCAAATCCAAAAACTTTTTGGCCGGTTATGCAAGCGATCGACAAATAAGCCTTGGAATGACCGATATGGCCTGGCATACAATTACCGAACCTGTAAATGCCAAGGTTTACGACTTTGAAAAAAATGCGATGAGTGATACTGAACTATTTCCAAAAATTGAAGAAACCTGCACAAGTACTGCTTTTTCGCATATTTTTGGTGGGGGTTATGCAGCCGGATATTACAGTTACAAATGGGCCGAAGTGCTGGATGCCGATGCCTTTGCTGCATTTAAAGAAAAGGGAATTTTTGACAAGGCAACCGCAACCTCTTTTCGTAAAAACATTTTGGAAAAAGGTGGAACCCAACACCCCATGGAATTGTATATTAATTTCCGTGGACACGAGCCAATGGTTGATGCCTTATTGGAGCGGAGTGGGTTGAAGTGA
- a CDS encoding U32 family peptidase → MMNAAQVEIMAPVGSYESLSAALQAGTDSVYFGVEQLNMRSKSSNNFTLDDLANIASICKKENVRTYITLNTVIYDEELMLMKSIVDAAKLNGISAIIASDQSVIQYSKSVGMEIHMSTQTNITNIEAVKYYAQYADVMVTARELNLKQVKAITEAISKQNICGPSGNLIQIEIFAHGALCMAVSGKCYLSLDNLNSSANRGACLQICRRPYKVMDKDGGIELEVDNEYIMSPKDLNTIEFLDLILGAGVKVLKLEGRGRSPEYVKTVVECYKEAAQAYFDGNYTKENIGRWNQKLGSVYNRGFWDGYYLGRKTGEWTERYGSQATKRKVYVGMVTNYFSNIGVAEIKMESHDLNLEDDIMIIGPTTGVYEDKLSEIRVDENKKQKTIKGELCSIPVKSLVRRMDKVYKVIDVEFEA, encoded by the coding sequence ATGATGAATGCTGCACAAGTTGAAATAATGGCCCCTGTTGGTTCTTACGAATCATTATCTGCTGCTCTGCAGGCCGGAACGGACTCGGTTTATTTCGGGGTGGAACAATTAAACATGCGCTCCAAATCATCCAATAATTTTACCCTCGATGATTTGGCAAATATCGCGTCCATTTGCAAGAAGGAAAATGTGCGGACCTACATTACGCTGAATACGGTCATTTATGACGAGGAGCTGATGCTGATGAAAAGTATTGTGGATGCCGCGAAATTGAACGGGATTTCTGCTATCATCGCATCCGATCAAAGTGTGATTCAATACTCCAAATCAGTTGGAATGGAAATCCACATGTCGACACAAACCAATATTACCAATATCGAAGCGGTTAAATATTATGCCCAATACGCGGATGTGATGGTTACTGCTAGGGAATTAAACCTTAAACAAGTAAAAGCCATTACCGAAGCGATCAGTAAACAAAATATTTGTGGCCCTTCGGGAAACCTGATCCAAATTGAAATTTTTGCTCATGGAGCATTGTGTATGGCCGTATCGGGCAAGTGTTATTTAAGCCTTGATAATTTGAATTCATCGGCAAACAGGGGAGCTTGTTTACAAATTTGTCGCAGGCCTTACAAAGTGATGGATAAAGATGGTGGAATTGAGCTGGAGGTTGACAATGAGTACATCATGTCGCCCAAAGATTTGAACACCATCGAATTTTTGGATTTGATTTTAGGTGCAGGTGTAAAGGTTTTAAAATTGGAAGGCAGGGGGCGTTCGCCCGAATATGTTAAAACGGTTGTTGAATGTTATAAAGAAGCGGCTCAGGCTTATTTCGATGGAAATTATACCAAAGAAAATATTGGCCGATGGAACCAAAAACTTGGTTCTGTTTACAATCGTGGTTTTTGGGATGGCTATTATTTGGGTCGTAAAACAGGTGAATGGACTGAAAGATACGGGTCGCAGGCCACAAAAAGAAAAGTTTATGTTGGCATGGTAACCAATTATTTCTCAAATATCGGCGTAGCAGAAATTAAAATGGAAAGCCACGACTTAAATCTGGAGGATGATATCATGATCATTGGTCCGACAACCGGAGTTTATGAGGATAAATTATCGGAAATCAGGGTAGATGAAAACAAAAAACAAAAAACAATAAAAGGAGAGCTTTGTTCCATTCCCGTAAAATCACTTGTTCGCAGAATGGATAAGGTTTATAAAGTAATTGATGTTGAATTTGAAGCTTGA
- a CDS encoding DUF3575 domain-containing protein → MKHVKTPLKIIAILIFSTLFCCKLIAQEKKESGSKTREFKHALNICPIAPAFGIYALNYEYLFSPKNGILARLEYEDVPKAYTDANIESSGMAYSLNYRRHFSGQMESLFLGAYARFKTYEGNGEIDSEKFDFTLPSFTIGLNAGKRWVWNSGFNITLSAGYGLSIDKRNTTPNSIAINSALDQLEKEYDFMSPLYGELSIGFAF, encoded by the coding sequence ATGAAACATGTAAAAACACCATTAAAAATTATAGCAATCTTAATTTTCAGCACACTTTTTTGCTGCAAATTAATTGCTCAGGAAAAAAAAGAGTCCGGTTCAAAAACCAGAGAATTTAAACATGCATTAAATATATGTCCCATTGCCCCGGCTTTCGGGATTTATGCGTTGAACTACGAATATTTATTCAGCCCTAAAAATGGGATTCTAGCTCGTCTTGAATACGAGGACGTTCCTAAAGCTTATACTGATGCCAACATCGAATCCAGTGGAATGGCCTATTCACTCAATTACCGTAGGCATTTTTCCGGTCAAATGGAATCATTATTTTTGGGTGCTTATGCCAGATTCAAAACCTACGAAGGCAATGGAGAAATCGATTCTGAAAAATTTGATTTTACTTTACCTTCTTTCACCATTGGTTTGAATGCCGGAAAAAGATGGGTTTGGAACAGTGGATTTAACATCACACTATCAGCCGGATATGGTTTATCTATCGACAAACGTAATACCACACCAAACAGTATTGCTATCAACTCTGCACTCGATCAACTTGAAAAGGAATATGATTTTATGTCGCCTCTTTATGGTGAGCTTTCAATCGGGTTCGCATTTTAA